The genomic interval GACGGCGCGGAAACTTGATTTTCCCTGTACCGGGCCGGCCGGCCGCGGTATGCTCTCCATGGAGAGGGGACCCCACGGCGATTCGCGGAAAGGAGGATATCAACGTGACGGTCATGAGCACCAAGCCGGTGAAGGAATGTCGCGGGTGTGCGTTGAACCTCGGGAAGCGATGCGCGATTTTTGAGCATCCCGTCGTGAAATGGAAAAAGAAGTGCGAGGGCTACAACAATCCGGCGTTGATCGCCCGCTACGAGCAGGCGCAGCATCCGGAGGGGGCTCGAGCCCGGAAGGCGGAGCGGAAGCAGCGCGCCACGCTCGCGCACACCGTCGTCCATAGCGACGGAGTCCACCCGCTGGGCCGCGTACGGTAGCACGCATGAGAGGTCTCCATATCGGCCCGTTGGCCATCGGCCGCATCCCGCGCATTGTCGGGACGGCCGTCTCGGCGAAAACCCTGGATGCCGCCGCCCGGATTGCTTGGCCGGCGTTCGATCTCCTGGAGATCCGGGCGGATCGGATGGATGCCGAATGGCAGCGCGGCGCGCGCCTCCTGCGGGAAGCCGGGATCCCGCTGCTTCTGACGGTGCGTTCCGCGCTGGAGGGCGGAAACTGGCGCGGCGCGGAGGCCAAACGCAAGCGGCTTTACCTGTCGAACCTGGGCGCCGTGGACGCGGTGGACGTGGAGATCCGCAGCCGGGCGATGAAGACCGTCGCGCGGGCGGCCCGAAGACGGGGCCGGCTGGTCATCGGGTCGTTTCACGATTTCGACGGAACGCCGTCCATGGCCGTGTTGCGGCGGATCGTCTGGCGGGGGCGGGCAGCCGGCGCCCACGTCGTCAAGATCGCCACGCACCTGGGGAGCGAGGCCGACCTCGATCGGCTCCTTGACCTGCTGGCGGAATCGCGGGAACCCCTGTGCGTGCTCGGGATAGGCCCGCGCGGGGCGGCGGCCCGTGTCCGGCTGGCCCGCGCGGGATCGTGCCTGACCTACGGCTACGTCGACCGCCCCGCGGCGCCCGGCCAGCCGTCGT from Kiritimatiellia bacterium carries:
- a CDS encoding type I 3-dehydroquinate dehydratase, with product MRGLHIGPLAIGRIPRIVGTAVSAKTLDAAARIAWPAFDLLEIRADRMDAEWQRGARLLREAGIPLLLTVRSALEGGNWRGAEAKRKRLYLSNLGAVDAVDVEIRSRAMKTVARAARRRGRLVIGSFHDFDGTPSMAVLRRIVWRGRAAGAHVVKIATHLGSEADLDRLLDLLAESREPLCVLGIGPRGAAARVRLARAGSCLTYGYVDRPAAPGQPSCRDLARKLRRARVTA